CGACGATAAAATCTATAACACTAAACTTATATTTGAATTTTTGGAACTGCCCTTGTATAATTCCATAGGACCACCGGAACCTTCGCGGACATTAAGGTAGTTCGAAACATCAACGAGATAAGAGTTGAATTGGATTCCTCCGTTGATTAAATGTGATTTTGTTATTTGACTGGTTAGTGATGCATCTAACGAAATTGTACGAGTAAGCTCATCTCGAAATTCTGAACGTCCTCGGAGATAATAAAATTCATCGGGCGATTTTGTTACTTGTGGAATTATTTTATCCCAATCGATTTGCCAATTCTGTGGATTCACAATAAAAGAATCGGGCACTGAGCTAGGCGATGGGGATGACCCTAATTTTCTCTTTGTCCAAAGAGAACTTAATTTCAATTCGTAGAAAGTACTCGGACTTAATGAGTGTGTAAACTTAGCACCGAGTTGAAGATTAGTTGTCTTTTGATATTGGATTGAAAGAATTCTATCCCACAACCACTGATAGTAGCCCAAACCATCTGAACCCGGGAAAATATTATTGTTATCTTGTGAAATACCACCGCTAAAACGGAGCATTGCACTTTTACCGATATCGGTTGCAACATTTCCCATAACCTGCTGTTGGATATTTGGTTGCTCTGTCGGAAACATAGGCCAGATAGTATTTGATCGGAGAGCGAGAAACATTCGTACGTTTTCATCGATGGGACCGCCCGCTGCGGCTTCAGCAGAATAATCAATTTCTTTTCCGTAGTCACGAAGTAAATCTCTTTTCATCTGCATCCGCCAAAGAGTTTGCGCTACCTGAAGTAGAACTAAAGTGTCCCTTCCGTAACGGTCCTTTAGTCCCGACCCCATCGAAGCATAATAAGGTGTGTTGGTTTGTGGATCGCCTAAAAGCCAAGTTGCTTCTTTCATAAGTAGATCAAGATATGGATTTGCTTTAGGGTCGAAAACACTCGGTCCAAAATGTTTTCGTCCCGGTGCCCTCATCCGCATTTCAGCTCTTGATCTCCATTTGTCAGATTTTCCTTCTTTCATAGAAATGTTGACAATTCCTGACTGTGCGTTGCCATATTGAGCTCCAAAACCACTGGTGATAACTTCTACTTCTTCAACAGCACTCATGATTGGTAAAAAAGCAGATGTGTTGTTTAATGGATTAACTATTCCCATACCTTGGAGAGTATAATATTCTTCTCCAGCTCTACCACCTCTAAAGTGTCCATCTGTAACGTCGGCAGCAAGACCGAGAACGTCGCCGACATCCCTAATACCCGCAAGCGCCTGTACTTCCTCGGAGCGAATTATTGCACTGGTAGAAGTTTTTTCTTTTTCAACATCAGGACGGGTAGCTTCGACAATAACTTCCTTTTGTATAACCGCCGCCGACTTGAGTTTGAAATTGGCATTAGTTGTTCGCCCGGAGTTAACAACTGCACCACGTTGCACGACTGGTTGGTATCCAACCATAGAAGCTTGAATATCATATTTGCCAGGGGGAACATTAAGGATAAAGAACGCGCCTTCTATATCTGTCGATGCACCCAAAGTTGTTCCCTGAATTGAGACGTTACATCCTATCAGAGGTTCACCTGTTTCAGTGTCGTTAACAACTCCTGAGATTTTTCCAACATTCTGGGCTGAGAGGTTGTACGGCGAAATAAAAAGAAACAAAATAAGTGTGAATACCCCACTCAATGTATTGATGTGGTATGACCATTTTGTAGTTTTTAAAATACCAATTGGCATTAGATCTCCTAATTATTCTTCGAACTTAACTGCTTGCTTTGATACATTCACACCGGTACTGATGACGGTATCGGTATTTAAAATATTTGTTTTTCGGATTACAATGTTTTTTGAATTTTCACCCTCAATTTTGACGAGCGGATTCTGATGCGCCGAGAACGTTACCGAATCGATTGAAATATTTTCACCATCAGTTATCGTTAGAATAGGTGAAATATTAGAGTTAAATTTAGCATTATGAATTCTAATTCCGCTGACATCAGAAAAATTTATTCCTTTTTCTCCACTGGCAGCAATACTATTAAAGGAGATATTTTCGATCAACATTTCAGGAATACCGAGTAACTCAATAGCATAACTCTTGCCTTGTGTGAATTTAATGTTTTCAAAATGGATATTACGAATCATGGGAGTCGACTGAGAAACGGGTTGTGCGGGCATTCGCTTACTTGGTGGACCTTGTGGTGTATAGAGCATATTCAGATGTATCGCTTCCTTCAGTATATCATCACCAGTCAAATTTGCAAACCACATATTTTCAATAATACCACCTCTACCTCGCGCTGTCTTTATTCGGACAATCCGATCGGTACCTTTAAATTGACAGTTTACTGCGTAAATATTTCTTACACCGCCGGAAGTTTCACTACCAATAACAATTCCACCGTGTCCGCTTAATCCGCGAATATTTCGGATAACAATATTTTCAGATGGTCTCCCCACTCGTATGCCATCTTTATCCCTACCAGCTTTAATAGCAACACAATCATCACCTGTATTAAATTCGCAGTCTTCAATCAAAACATTTTTGGAAGAAGACGGATTCACACCATCACCATTGGGGGTATCACCGTATTCTCCCCAAGTTATAATTTTTATTTTTCGAATGATAACATTTTCACAGTAAGTTGGAGTAATTGTCCAGAATGCACCAAAAAGAAATGTTACACCTTCAACGAGTACACCTTTGCAATTCATAGGTTGAAAAAATGCTGGACGTAATTCATATCCATCCGTGCCATCAAAAATTCTTTTTTCTACTGGAACATCAATTTTTGCCATTTCAAACAAGAGTTGCTCACTCGATATTTTTTCTACCTTAAATTTCCACCAAGGTTTTCCTTGTCCATTAAGTGTTCCCTCACCGGTGATAGCGATGTTTGTCTTTCCATTTGCATAAATGAATGCTGAGTATTTGTAACATTCTACATCTTCATGGCGAGAAAAAACTACCGGTAAATAATCTTCAACTTCTTGACTAAAAAGAAGTTCGGCATATTTTGTGAGATGTAAGTTAATATTGTTGTCAAGGTGTATAGCGCCGGTAAGCCACTTGCCTTTTGGAATTATAATAGTCCCTCCACCTGTTCTTGAGGCTGCTTCAATTGCAGTTTTAATAGCCTTCGTATTTTTAACCACACCCCCCTCTTTTGCCCCGTAGTCTCGAATATCAAACTGTCTTACTGGGATTTCTGGCCGCTGCAATTGCGGCATATCGAATGGAGTTTTAATTGGTAGGATTATTTCTTGTGAGATGGTGAGAAGATTCGGTTGACAAGTTGGGGTTTGTATAAAGAT
The Bacteroidota bacterium DNA segment above includes these coding regions:
- a CDS encoding glycoside hydrolase family 28 protein, translated to MPVVKKFMLTVFLTVIFIQTPTCQPNLLTISQEIILPIKTPFDMPQLQRPEIPVRQFDIRDYGAKEGGVVKNTKAIKTAIEAASRTGGGTIIIPKGKWLTGAIHLDNNINLHLTKYAELLFSQEVEDYLPVVFSRHEDVECYKYSAFIYANGKTNIAITGEGTLNGQGKPWWKFKVEKISSEQLLFEMAKIDVPVEKRIFDGTDGYELRPAFFQPMNCKGVLVEGVTFLFGAFWTITPTYCENVIIRKIKIITWGEYGDTPNGDGVNPSSSKNVLIEDCEFNTGDDCVAIKAGRDKDGIRVGRPSENIVIRNIRGLSGHGGIVIGSETSGGVRNIYAVNCQFKGTDRIVRIKTARGRGGIIENMWFANLTGDDILKEAIHLNMLYTPQGPPSKRMPAQPVSQSTPMIRNIHFENIKFTQGKSYAIELLGIPEMLIENISFNSIAASGEKGINFSDVSGIRIHNAKFNSNISPILTITDGENISIDSVTFSAHQNPLVKIEGENSKNIVIRKTNILNTDTVISTGVNVSKQAVKFEE
- a CDS encoding carboxypeptidase-like regulatory domain-containing protein, with translation MPIGILKTTKWSYHINTLSGVFTLILFLFISPYNLSAQNVGKISGVVNDTETGEPLIGCNVSIQGTTLGASTDIEGAFFILNVPPGKYDIQASMVGYQPVVQRGAVVNSGRTTNANFKLKSAAVIQKEVIVEATRPDVEKEKTSTSAIIRSEEVQALAGIRDVGDVLGLAADVTDGHFRGGRAGEEYYTLQGMGIVNPLNNTSAFLPIMSAVEEVEVITSGFGAQYGNAQSGIVNISMKEGKSDKWRSRAEMRMRAPGRKHFGPSVFDPKANPYLDLLMKEATWLLGDPQTNTPYYASMGSGLKDRYGRDTLVLLQVAQTLWRMQMKRDLLRDYGKEIDYSAEAAAGGPIDENVRMFLALRSNTIWPMFPTEQPNIQQQVMGNVATDIGKSAMLRFSGGISQDNNNIFPGSDGLGYYQWLWDRILSIQYQKTTNLQLGAKFTHSLSPSTFYELKLSSLWTKRKLGSSPSPSSVPDSFIVNPQNWQIDWDKIIPQVTKSPDEFYYLRGRSEFRDELTRTISLDASLTSQITKSHLINGGIQFNSYLVDVSNYLNVREGSGGPMELYKGSSKNSNISLVL